The Psychrobacter sanguinis genome contains the following window.
TCTTACGAAGCTGTTACAAATCAAGCTGCTGACCAAAACACAAAGCCGACTTTAGCATAGGTTGTTTAGCCTGTCATTCCCCTTAAAAACCCCAAAAATACTTTTTTGATGTCGAAAAAATTGCTAATATCCCACATTTTACAATGTAAGTTTGTGTAACATGTACAGAATATAGCTGACTAGATTGACCACAATTTCTACTGTTTTATAAGCAAAAAAACGTCTGAGGGTTAAATCTATAATTTAGATTTAACCCTCAGACGTTTTTCTATTGGATGAAGTAATTACCCTATATAGGGTCTAACTAATTATTAAGATAATATAATAATTTATAATATTAATATAGATGCTAATTCCCTACTAGCTTATGTAATATTACGTAATTGTTTCTATACATCCTGTATATTCTTGTATTAACCCTTAGTCATTTATCTATTTTAAGGGTTAATAACTGATAAATTCGCTTACATTGTCATCAAAAGTTACAAATTCAAAGTTATTTTTAATTTTAAAGTCGCAATAGCTAATGAATTTTTTGATGAAGAATCATTTTATAAGCAATAGAACAGTCTTATACCTACCTCATTTACTTTTAACGCTAACACTATAATCAAAGTATTCTTAACTGCTAACACACTATAATTGATGATCTACCGATTCAATATCAGCATAAACTTGGGTTGTCCCGTCTTTATTGAGCTGCATAACCTGATAGGGCATGAATTTATTTTGATACTCCATACCTGGGCTACCAATAGGCATGCCAGGTACGGCAAGACCCATAGCTTGTACTGGCGGATTTTCTAAAAACTGCGCCATATATTTAGCGGGTACATGACCTTCAAAGACGTAACCATCCGTAGTGACTACAGTATGGCAAGAACGCATTTCATTTGGAACGCTGTAGCGCTCTTTAAATACGGCTAAGTCCGCAACATCTTGCGCGGTTGCACTTAGACCATTATCTTCTGCATGACTTATCCATTCTTTACAGCAGCCGCAATTGGCATCTTTATAGACAGTGGCTGATACGTTTTTTAGTAAGTCTGGTTTACTTACTGATGTCATCATAGAATTATTTATAACGTTTGGTTCAGCTGTCTTTGGAACAGCCAAAACATCTTCAGTTGATGCCGATGTTGTGCTTGCATCAGATACGCCACTAC
Protein-coding sequences here:
- a CDS encoding DUF411 domain-containing protein — its product is MPPLKIKSSLICNRYLSKGLRSTLLLLAASSLFACSQPSSGVSDASTTSASTEDVLAVPKTAEPNVINNSMMTSVSKPDLLKNVSATVYKDANCGCCKEWISHAEDNGLSATAQDVADLAVFKERYSVPNEMRSCHTVVTTDGYVFEGHVPAKYMAQFLENPPVQAMGLAVPGMPIGSPGMEYQNKFMPYQVMQLNKDGTTQVYADIESVDHQL